The Deinococcus metalli genome contains the following window.
CGAACACGGTGACGATCTCCTGCCCGGCGTAGGCGCCGTTCAGCATCGCCAGCACGCTGTCCTCGGGCGTGCCGCCGGCCTGCACGAGTTCGTCGTCCTGCAGGCCGATGACGTCGCCTTCCTTGATGTCCAGCGTCTGCCCGGTCTTCGTGGTGATGTTGGTGGTGCGGCTGGCGCGCGTGACCTCGAAGGTGGTGACATTCCCGGCCCCCTCGGTCATCGCGTCCTTCAGCTCCTGCGCGTCCGTGTCTGGCTGGAAGGCCAGCGCCGCGCCGATGCCCTGGCCCAGAGTGCGGGTTGGGATCACGACCGCGCGGCCCTCCATGAGTTCCATGGCCTTCTCGGCGGCCATCAGCACGTTCTTGTTGTTCGGCAGGATGATGACCTTCTCGGCGCTGACCGAACGCACGGCGTCCACGATGTCCTGCACGCTGGGGTTCGCGGTCTGCCCGCCGGACACGATGCGCGCGCCCAGGCTGCGGAACAGCTTGACCAGGCCGTAGCCGTTCGCCACGGCGACCAGGCCCGACGGCGGCACTTCCTCCTCGGCGCGCGCGGCGGCGCCGGCCATGCCCAGGATTTCGGTGTGCTGCTCGGCCATGTCCTCGACTTTGGTCTTGAGCATCTTGCCGTAGCGGCCGACCGTCGCCAGCAGCTGGTCGGGCTCGTTGGTGTGGATGTGGCCCTTGACGTAGCCTTCGGCGCCCACGACCAGCAGGCTGTCCCCGAAGGGCGTGACCAGTTCGCGGATCTTCTCGATCGGCTCGGTCGCCTCGGACATCAGGAACTCGGTGCAGAAGCCGAACTCCTCGTGCTCGAACTGCTGCTGGGCGTAGCTCGTGACCTCCGGAGCGGGCGGCAGGGCCTCGCCGCGGAGCTGCGCCAGCATGCCCTCGACCAAGTACAGGTAGCCTTGGCCGCCCGAGTCGATCACGCCCGCCTGCTTCAGCGCGGGCAGCATGTCCGGCGTCTGGTCGAGCAGCGCCTGACCGCGGAACAGCGCCTGTTCCAGCACCGTCTCGATGTCCGCGCCTGCCGGAGCGCTCGCCGCCCCCTCGGCCACGCCGCGCGCGACGGTCAGGATGGTGCCCTCGACCGGCTTCATGACCGCGCCGTAGCCGGTCTTCTGCGCGGCCTGGAAGGCGCGGGTCAGCAGCGCGCCGTCCACCGTGGCGGCGTCCCGCAGCGCTTCCGCGAAGCCCTTGAGAAGTTGCGACAGGATCACGCCGGAATTGCCGCGTGCCCCCAGCAGCGCGCCGTAGCTGATCGCGCGGGCCACGCTGGGCATGGCGTCCTGCTCGCAGGTGTCCAGTTCGCGCCGCACCGACTGCATGGTCAGGTGCATGTTCGTGCCGGTGTCGCCGTCGGGCACCGGGTACACGTTCAGGGCGTTCACCTGCTCGCGGTACACGCCCAGCCAGTCGGTCGCGTAGCGCAGCATGCGGGCCAGATCGGCCGGCGTCAGGGTGGTGTGGCGGGCGGGGGCAGCGTCAGACACGCTGAACCCCCACGGCATGCACGCGGGTCGCGGCCAGGTCGATGCCCGCTTGGGTCTTGACGGTGTGCACCACCCGGTCGACGATGTTCTGCGCGACCGTCGGGATGCTCACGCCGTA
Protein-coding sequences here:
- a CDS encoding DAK2 domain-containing protein, whose protein sequence is MLRYATDWLGVYREQVNALNVYPVPDGDTGTNMHLTMQSVRRELDTCEQDAMPSVARAISYGALLGARGNSGVILSQLLKGFAEALRDAATVDGALLTRAFQAAQKTGYGAVMKPVEGTILTVARGVAEGAASAPAGADIETVLEQALFRGQALLDQTPDMLPALKQAGVIDSGGQGYLYLVEGMLAQLRGEALPPAPEVTSYAQQQFEHEEFGFCTEFLMSEATEPIEKIRELVTPFGDSLLVVGAEGYVKGHIHTNEPDQLLATVGRYGKMLKTKVEDMAEQHTEILGMAGAAARAEEEVPPSGLVAVANGYGLVKLFRSLGARIVSGGQTANPSVQDIVDAVRSVSAEKVIILPNNKNVLMAAEKAMELMEGRAVVIPTRTLGQGIGAALAFQPDTDAQELKDAMTEGAGNVTTFEVTRASRTTNITTKTGQTLDIKEGDVIGLQDDELVQAGGTPEDSVLAMLNGAYAGQEIVTVFGGPQKTQDDLDALAAKISGAFPMVEVEAHAGGPDLYDYLVTLE